The Branchiostoma lanceolatum isolate klBraLanc5 chromosome 12, klBraLanc5.hap2, whole genome shotgun sequence DNA segment gtgaATGGATAAGTGAGTCTTTCGAGttgttctgtacccacactccccacacatgtagggtatctcaccagtatgttttgctAAATGCTTGTCTAAGTTTGGTTTgcttgctgcagaatagtcacactggtcacacttgtaaggtttttctcctgtatgggttctcatatgaaGGGATAAGTGAGTCTTTCGAGttgttctgtacccacactccccacacatgtagggtatctcaccagtatgttttgctAAATGCTGGTCTAAGTTTCTTTTgattgctgcagaatagtcgcactggtcacacttgtagggtttttcgccaGTGTGGATTCTCATGTGAAGGGATAAGGTGCCCCTTTGAGtagccctgtacccacactccccacacatgtagggtttctcaccagtatgtttcaCTAAATGTTGGTCTAAGCGCGATTtctttgcagcagaatagtcgcactggtcacacttgtagggtttttctcctgtatgagttctcatatgaaGGGATAAGTGAGTCTTTCGGGCCGTCCTATACCCACATTCCCCACAtatatagggtttctcaccagtatgtttcaTTATATGCTGAACTAAGTGTGACTTCCTTGCtgcagagtagtcacactggtcacacgtGTAAGGcctttctcctgtatgggttgtCATGTGTTTGGATAAGGCAGACTtatgagctgtcctgtacccacattccccacacatgtagggtttctccccggtgtgctTTCTTTGGTGTTGGTCCAAACTGGATTTCTTTGCAGCagagtagtcgcactggtcacacttatagggtttttcacctgtatgccTTCTCATGTGAAGGGATAAGTAAGTCTTTCGAGctgttctgtacccacactccccacatatgtagggtttgtcaccagtatgttttgctAAATGCTGGTCTAAGTTTGGTTTgattgctgcagaatagtcgcactggtcacacttgtagggtttttctcctgtatgccTTCTCATGTGAAGGGATAAGTAAGTCTTTCgagccgtcctgtatccacactccccacacatgtagggtttctcaccagtatgttttaCTAGATGCTGGTctaagtttgatttgattgctgcagaatagtcgcactgatcacacttgtagggtttttctcctgtatgggttctcatgtgttgCGAGAGGCTAGACTTTCTAGTTGTCttgtacccacactctccacacatatAGGGGTTCTCATGATGAGTACCTTTGTGTTTTGCCAAGTGAATTTCCAGTTCAGcattctgtgcagcagaatagtcacactggtcacatttgtagggttttgcGTGAGTTTTCATATGCAGGGACATGCCAGCCTTGTGATCCGATCTGAATCCGCACTGCCCACACATGTAGTGTAGTTTCTCAACGGTATGTTTACTTATATGTTCATCCATGTTACCCTTATGTTCATCTTGGTAACCGCACTTCCAGCAAATGTACGTAGGCTTTGCCGCATGGCTTCCCTCTTGTACTGTTTGACTCTGTACAGCTACCTGTGGCAAGACCTCTCCGTCAGACCCGGTACCGTCTACACCGCACGTTTCGTCTATTGGAACGTCCTTTTCCTCGTCCTGCTGCCGTCCCGTGTCTGGTGTCTGCTCCCGACTGTTGTAAGTCTCGTTCTTAGGATGCCCAGTTGGTTGGGTGGCGCCGAAGTAGTTGTAGGTGCCCTGGTTCTCACTGTACGTTTCCTGGCGCAGCGCGTTCTTTTGTTCATCATGTTGCCATCCCGTGTCCCCTGCCTCCTCCTGTTTGATGCGCGTCTCGTTCAAAGTTTGTTCCGTATGAATATTTCTAACAGGAGGTCCACATATGAACTCCATCTCTGAAATGATGGACAGAAAATTATATAACtataagaaatataaatttattTACTTCTTTTAGAAACCGCAAAAGGGTGCAGATTTTACGTACTAGTAAAGAAATCCTTAGTTCTATCTAAATACTAGTAGTGGCCCGTTTGAATAACTGAGAGATCACCAGGTTTTTCCAGTAACATAAGAATCAAATATCCTAGAGGAAGAGACATAATCATTGAACGCGATTTCCGCACCATGATTGTTTATTGAGGTACAAATCGACAAGGCGACACACCGgtaacttttagcccatggaaataggtttggtacccttggtaaaagtagctgtagagggtttttttctgggatatattggtatttctgagctggatgttacaggtaagggtttctt contains these protein-coding regions:
- the LOC136446349 gene encoding zinc finger protein 665-like — encoded protein: MEFICGPPVRNIHTEQTLNETRIKQEEAGDTGWQHDEQKNALRQETYSENQGTYNYFGATQPTGHPKNETYNSREQTPDTGRQQDEEKDVPIDETCGVDGTGSDGEVLPQVAVQSQTVQEGSHAAKPTYICWKCGYQDEHKGNMDEHISKHTVEKLHYMCGQCGFRSDHKAGMSLHMKTHAKPYKCDQCDYSAAQNAELEIHLAKHKGTHHENPYMCGECGYKTTRKSSLSQHMRTHTGEKPYKCDQCDYSAAIKSNLDQHLVKHTGEKPYMCGECGYRTARKTYLSLHMRRHTGEKPYKCDQCDYSAAIKPNLDQHLAKHTGDKPYICGECGYRTARKTYLSLHMRRHTGEKPYKCDQCDYSAAKKSSLDQHQRKHTGEKPYMCGECGYRTAHKSALSKHMTTHTGERPYTCDQCDYSAARKSHLVQHIMKHTGEKPYICGECGYRTARKTHLSLHMRTHTGEKPYKCDQCDYSAAKKSRLDQHLVKHTGEKPYMCGECGYRATQRGTLSLHMRIHTGEKPYKCDQCDYSAAIKRNLDQHLAKHTGEIPYMCGECGYRTTRKTHLSLHMRTHTGEKPYKCDQCDYSAASKPNLDKHLAKHTGEIPYMCGECGYRTTRKTHLSIHMRTHTGEKPYKCDQCDYSAAQKSTFVKHVARHSKPVSTCSWQ